A window from Elusimicrobiota bacterium encodes these proteins:
- the mtgA gene encoding monofunctional biosynthetic peptidoglycan transglycosylase has translation MLRGSSMTARTLAAAALSLLACAAACVGYWAWLPDVSALRVENPRTTKYTELYVRRMLRQGGRPEYSMRWVPLEDISPYLRSAVLVAEDDRFYTHRGVDWDALKQAASYNLKRRRLARGASTITQQVARNLFLSPRRSPARKFKELLIARHLDRSIEKERILEIYLNIVEWGEGIFGAEAASQAYFEKHASELTAEEAVALVVALPSPYRLNPSREPDPVTLRKIDVYLRRMREYRIPKAPH, from the coding sequence ATGCTGAGGGGCTCCTCGATGACCGCACGGACGCTCGCCGCCGCCGCGCTCTCCCTGCTCGCCTGCGCCGCCGCTTGCGTCGGCTACTGGGCCTGGCTGCCCGACGTCTCCGCCCTGCGCGTCGAAAATCCCCGCACGACGAAGTACACGGAGCTCTACGTCCGGCGCATGCTGCGCCAGGGGGGGCGCCCGGAGTATTCGATGCGGTGGGTCCCGCTCGAGGACATCTCCCCGTACCTGCGCAGCGCCGTGCTCGTCGCGGAGGACGACCGCTTCTACACGCATCGCGGCGTGGACTGGGACGCGCTCAAGCAGGCGGCGAGCTACAACCTCAAGCGCCGGCGCCTGGCCCGCGGGGCGAGCACCATCACCCAGCAGGTCGCGCGCAACCTCTTCCTCTCTCCCCGGCGAAGTCCGGCCCGCAAGTTCAAGGAGCTCCTCATCGCCCGGCACCTGGACCGCTCCATCGAGAAGGAGCGCATCCTCGAGATCTACCTCAACATCGTGGAGTGGGGGGAGGGGATCTTCGGCGCCGAAGCGGCGAGCCAGGCCTACTTCGAGAAGCACGCCTCCGAGCTCACCGCGGAGGAGGCCGTGGCCCTCGTCGTGGCCCTGCCGAGTCCTTACCGGCTCAACCCGAGCCGCGAACCCGACCCCGTCACTCTCCGGAAGATCGACGTCTACCTGCGCCGCATGCGCGAGTACCGGATCCCTAAAGCCCCGCACTGA
- a CDS encoding AAA domain-containing protein → MSEDARDPGDWVPETPEIAELLEVAEREGMARRETHEAVYDRPLEDRVAAGLAVDGLRYEGESRERGEPMRVFSAPSNESRFRPGARLRLSHGDPRRPVARFELVHDRRDASGYRFVLSGSVEDPAVLESSEPWVLDEDVFDLLDLQREILRCAERVGLDAWLSGGESEEEPPAGGPSSPYAEGLEESARAAFSCALGCRAWAAVQGPPGTGKTHLLARLALHLAREEGARVLVTAVSHQAIHNALGEVFWTARRLRAEHPGLEEFIGESLFKLGASRGHNEGLPEGVRPALRLPKRPGGLIAGATVYAAAQQASDLSAGRPPYDVVLFDEAGQAPLGLALGARLLGRRTVFIGDDAQLPPVVESSSYDGDEPPPRVSVMSHLRRRYGDPPMLARTRRLNRELCSVVSDLFYGGRLEPTAEAAPRVLTLGRRPAPGFDEVLRPENALVFVDVPHEECRSVSEKEALWAAALAREAARCGLPPEGIGIIAPYRAQCNRVRFLLEGTRTLCATVERFQGQEREMVVLSLTSSKPAYLARLAGFLFDPNRLNVALSRARTKVVVLGARKALSLAVEGAEADAPYAAGLRVFQRLLERAKAVDGSRLPAAPKEAPAPEAAPPAGSPAAFEPGEGVEHGRHGRGIVLRRSLQLVDGEEEWVLEVRFGDGGTRSILPRLCDPPLRKTT, encoded by the coding sequence CGCCGAGCGCGAGGGGATGGCGCGCCGGGAGACCCACGAGGCGGTCTACGACCGTCCGCTCGAGGACCGCGTCGCCGCCGGGCTCGCCGTCGACGGCCTCCGCTACGAGGGGGAGTCGCGCGAGCGGGGCGAGCCGATGCGCGTGTTCAGCGCCCCGAGCAACGAGTCCCGGTTCCGTCCCGGCGCGCGCCTGCGCCTGAGCCACGGAGACCCCCGCCGTCCCGTCGCCCGCTTCGAGCTGGTCCACGACCGCCGCGACGCGTCGGGCTACCGCTTCGTCCTCTCGGGAAGCGTGGAGGACCCCGCCGTCCTCGAGTCCTCCGAGCCCTGGGTGCTCGACGAGGACGTCTTCGACCTCCTCGACCTCCAGCGCGAGATCCTGCGCTGCGCCGAGCGCGTCGGCCTCGACGCCTGGCTCTCCGGAGGGGAGTCCGAGGAGGAGCCTCCCGCGGGTGGGCCCTCCTCCCCGTACGCCGAGGGGCTCGAGGAGAGCGCCCGCGCGGCCTTCTCCTGCGCCCTCGGCTGCCGCGCGTGGGCCGCGGTGCAGGGGCCGCCCGGGACCGGCAAGACGCACCTGCTCGCGCGCCTCGCGCTCCACCTCGCGCGGGAGGAGGGCGCGCGGGTCCTCGTGACCGCCGTCTCTCACCAGGCCATCCACAACGCGCTCGGGGAGGTCTTCTGGACCGCGCGCCGTCTGCGCGCGGAGCACCCCGGCCTCGAGGAGTTCATCGGGGAGTCCCTCTTCAAGCTCGGCGCCTCGCGCGGCCACAACGAGGGCCTGCCGGAAGGCGTGCGCCCCGCCCTGCGGCTGCCCAAGCGCCCGGGAGGGCTCATCGCGGGCGCGACGGTCTACGCCGCCGCCCAGCAGGCCTCCGACCTTTCCGCGGGGCGTCCGCCCTACGACGTCGTCCTCTTCGACGAGGCGGGGCAGGCCCCGCTCGGGCTCGCCCTCGGCGCGCGCCTGCTCGGCCGGCGGACGGTCTTCATCGGCGACGACGCCCAGCTTCCGCCGGTGGTGGAATCCTCGTCGTACGACGGGGACGAGCCGCCGCCGCGGGTCTCCGTGATGTCTCATCTGCGCCGCCGCTACGGCGACCCGCCCATGCTCGCGCGCACCCGGCGCCTGAACCGGGAGCTCTGTTCGGTCGTCAGCGACCTCTTCTACGGCGGACGCCTCGAGCCGACCGCCGAGGCCGCCCCCCGCGTCCTGACGCTCGGGCGGCGTCCGGCGCCGGGCTTCGACGAGGTCCTGCGGCCGGAGAACGCGCTCGTCTTCGTGGACGTCCCGCACGAGGAGTGCCGCTCCGTCTCCGAGAAGGAGGCGCTGTGGGCCGCCGCGCTCGCGCGCGAGGCCGCGCGCTGCGGGCTGCCGCCCGAGGGGATCGGGATCATCGCGCCCTACCGCGCGCAGTGCAACCGCGTGCGCTTCCTGCTCGAGGGGACGCGCACGCTCTGCGCGACGGTCGAACGCTTCCAGGGACAGGAGCGCGAGATGGTCGTGCTCTCCCTGACGAGCTCGAAGCCGGCCTACCTCGCGCGTCTCGCCGGCTTCCTCTTCGATCCCAACCGCCTCAACGTCGCCCTCAGCCGCGCGCGCACGAAGGTCGTCGTGCTCGGCGCGCGCAAGGCCCTCTCCCTCGCGGTCGAGGGCGCCGAGGCCGACGCGCCCTACGCCGCGGGCCTGCGCGTCTTCCAACGCCTCCTCGAGCGCGCGAAAGCGGTGGACGGCTCCCGCCTCCCGGCCGCGCCGAAGGAGGCGCCCGCGCCGGAGGCCGCGCCTCCCGCCGGGAGCCCGGCCGCCTTCGAGCCCGGGGAAGGGGTCGAGCACGGCCGTCACGGCCGGGGCATCGTCCTGCGCCGCTCGCTCCAGCTCGTCGACGGAGAGGAGGAGTGGGTCCTCGAGGTCCGCTTCGGGGACGGCGGGACGCGCAGCATCCTCCCGCGCCTCTGCGACCCGCCGTTGAGGAAGACGACGTGA